In the Hordeum vulgare subsp. vulgare chromosome 7H, MorexV3_pseudomolecules_assembly, whole genome shotgun sequence genome, one interval contains:
- the LOC123408776 gene encoding uncharacterized protein LOC123408776 codes for MATHFFFTRAHRVEGRSPSVDLLFWPMRPAQRGDPADLAEEDQCGDPTLPALTIVLRATGAGECWHKHVTFLAHLLEVYRILRLWASPDAVAHCGLYHSAYFISYINLAIFEPDVGRARVAAVIGDEAERLVHLFCVVPRHQLVHDDLLFHYDDGDLAADLARSEESVLDARCGVFDEDELWQRKIQRLLPADGITVKHIRTGEDVALSRRVAATFLMMTMADFSDQLFDWQDRHLQARRPDNMEHLKRIAEEM; via the exons ATGGCGACCCACTTCTTCTTCACCAGAGCTCACCGCGTCGAGGGGCGGTCACCCTCAGTTGACCTCCTCTTCTGGCCAATGCGGCCGGCCCAGCGAGGAGACCCGGCGGACCTCG CCGAGGAGGACCAGTGCGGCGACCCGACCCTGCCCGCCCTCACCATCGTGCTGCGCGCCACCGGCGCCGGCGAGTGCTGGCACAAGCACGTCACCTTCCTCGCCCACCTGCTTGAGGTCTACCGGATCCTGCGCCTCTGGGCCTCGCCCGACGCCGTGGCCCACTGCGGCCTCTACCACTCCGCATACTTCATTTCCTACATCAACCTCGCCATCTTCGAGCCCGATGTCGGTCGCGCCCGCGTTGCCGCCGTCATCGGGGATGAGGCCGAGCGGCTTGTCCACCTCTTCTGCGTCGTCCCGCGGCATCAGCTCGTCCATGACGACCTACTCTTCCACTACGACGACGGCGACCTCGCCGCCGACCTGGCCCGGTCCGAGGAGTCCGTATTGGACGCGCGCTGCGGGGTGTTCGACGAAGACGAGCTGTGGCAACGCAAGATCCAGCGCCTCCTCCCTGCCGACGGAATCACAGTCAAGCACATCAG GACTGGTGAGGATGTGGCTCTCTCTAGGCGGGTAGCGGCGACATTCCTTATGATGACAATGGCAGACTTCAGCGACCAGCTCTTTGACTGGCAGGACCGCCATCTTCAAGCCCGAC GCCCTGACAACATGGAGCACCTGAAGAGGATCGCCGAGGAGATGTAG